The stretch of DNA ATCCGTCAGCGCTAGCTGAGGCCATCCGGGATAGGGACTGGATCAGATCTCTGGGTAGGGTACATTCTGGCGGTTCGTCGTACAGCAAACTGATTCGGGAGTATGTGCGGTACCTGGTTTTGAAGCTGGACTTTCATGCGCACCATAGAGGGTTTAACAACGGGACGTTTGAGTACGAGGAGTATGTGTCACTGGTTTCAGTTTCCGACCCGGACGAAGGGTACGAGACGATCTTAGATTTGATGTCGTTACAGGATTCTCTTGACGAGTTCTCGCAGATCATCTTTGCGTCGATTCAGTCCGAGAGGAGAAATACTGAGTGCAAAATTTCGGCGCTGATCCCGTTGATTGCGGAGTCATATGGTATTTATAAATTCATCACCTCGATGCTGAGAGCTATGCACAGGCAATTGAATGATGCGGAGGGTGACGCTGCTCTGCAGCCCTTGAAAGAACGGTACGAGTTGCAACATGCAAGGCTGTTTGAGTTTTACGCGGACTGCTCTTCTGTGAAGTACTTGACCACGTTAGTAACCATTCCAAAACTACCCGTGGACGCTCCAGACGTATTTTTAATCAACGATGTGGACGAGTCAAAAGAGATtaagttcaaaaaaagagagcCCTCTGTAACTCCAGCGCGGACGCCGGCACGGACTCCAACACCAACACCACCTGTTGTTGCTGAGCCGGCTATTTCCCCACGTCCGGTATCTCAAAGGACTACTTCGACGCCTACGGGTTACTTGCAAACTATGCCGACGGGTGCCACCACTGGGATGATGATCCCCACTGCCACTGGTGCAGCTAACGCCATTTTTCCACAGGCGACGGCACAAATGCAGCCGGACTTCTGGGCCAATCAACAAGCCCAGTTTGCGAACGAGCAAAACCGTCTCGAGCAAGAGCGTGTGCAACAGttgcaacaacagcagGCACAGCAGGAACTGTTTCAACAGCAGTTACAAAAAGCACAACAGGATATGATGAATATGCAGcttcaacaacaaaaccAACATCAAAACGATTTAATTGCCCTCACCAATCAATATGAAAAGGACCAGGCTTTATTGCAGCAATATGACCAAAGAGTGCAGCAGCTGGAAAGTGAAATCACAACGATGGATTCTACAGCTTCCAAACAATTGGCTAATAAGGACGAGCAACTAACTGCATTGCAGGATCAATTGGATGTTtgggaaagaaaatatgaGTCTTTAGCCAAGCTATACTCCCAGTTGCGTCAAGAGCATCTAAATCTTTTACCTCGTTTTAAAAAACTGCAGTTAAAGGTGAATAGTGCGCAGGAATCCATTCAGAAAAAGGAACAGTTAGAACACAAATTGAAGCAAAAGGATTTGCAAATGGCCGAGTTGGTTAAGGACCGTGACAGGGCAAGGTTAGAATTAGAAAGATCCATTAATAATGCAGAGGCGGACAGTGCAGCGGCgacagcagcagcagaaACAATGACTCAGGATAAAATGAACCCTATTCTGGATGCCATATTGGAAAGCGGTATCAACACCATCCAGGAATCGGTCTATAATCTCGATTCTCCTTTGAGTTGGTCGGGTCCGCTGACTCCACCCACTTTCCTTTTGTCCTTATTGGAAAGTACTTCTGAAAACGCCACTGAGTTTGCCACCAGTTTCAATAATTTGATAGTAGACGGCCTTGCACACGGCGACCAAACAGAGGTCATACACTGCGTTAGTGATTTCAGTACTTCGATGGCTACACTGGTGACCAATTCAAAGGCGTACGCCGTTACTACATTACCTCAAGAACAGTCTGATCAAATTTTGACCCTGGTGAAGAGATGTGCCAGAGAGGCCCAATATTTCTTCGAGGATTTGATGTCTGAAAATCTTAACCAGGTCGGTGATGAGGAGAAAACTGATATCGTCATCAATGCCAACGTGGACATGCAAGAGAAGTTGCAAGAGCTATCTTTGGCTATCGAACCGTTATTGAACATACAATCTGTCAaatcaaataaagaaacgAACCCACATTCTGAATTGGTTGCCACTGCTGACAAAATTGTCAAATCCTCAGAACACTTACGTGTTGACGTTCCTAAACCATTGTTGTCATTGGCATTAATGATTATTGATGCTGTTGTGGCTTTGGTAAAGGCTGCTATTCAGTGccaaaatgaaattgcCACCACGACAAGTATTCCTCTGAACCAATTCTACTTGAAAAACAGCAGATGGACAGAAGGTTTGATCTCCGCGGCAAAGGCTGTGGCAGGTGCAACCAATGTTTTAATCACTACTGCTAGTAAGTTAATCACTTCTGAAGACAATGAAAACACATCACCTGAACAATTTATCGTCGCCTCCAAAGAAGTGGCCGCATCCACAATACAATTGGTAGCAGCATCGAGAGTGAAAACTTCCATCCACTCGAAGGCCCAAGATAAATTGGAACACTGTTCCAAAGATGTTACCGATGCATGCAGAAGTTTGGGTAACCACGTCATGGGTATGATTGAAGATGATCATTCGACTTcgcaacagcagcaaccATTGGACTTCACATCCGAACACACATTGAAGACTGCCGAAATGGAACAGCAAgtggaaattttgaagttaGAACAATCCTTGAGCAATGCCAGGAAGAGATTGGGCGAGATAAGAAGGCATGCCTACTATAACCAGGATGATGATTGATCATGAATTgtactttttatatataaagaTAAACGttaatataaatatatttatttgaagaCGTCTTTTACGTTTTTCTGTATCTGATTGGTATATGCGTTCTCGTCCGGGgacattttttctttttttggtgCGGCGAATGGAAATAATCGCGATAATGAATATGCAAGGAACAAAGAACAGACACCCCACCCTTATTATCATATCACATCTCTGTAGGAGTCTACCATTTTGCTTCTATTGTAATCTTTGCGACTTTATTTCAACTCACCATTCATACAAAATTTCTACTGCCGTTTAAAATAAGGAAAGCATAAAGATTAAAGCAAATTAAGAGGaaccctttttttttttgatttcgaTACAATGGCATTTTGGTTACCTCAAAATATACAAAAGCGGCTGCTTCTTTACGTCCTTCAGCAAATTTCGCTGTTCTCCAATATAGATTTATCTAACTTGGACGTTTCTATAGGGTCTAAGTCACATTTCTCGTTCCATGATGTGAATCTGTCACTTGATGATCTCAACATTCCAAACGTGCAAATAAACGAAGGCATAGTTGACGAGCTTGTGTTAAAATTAACAGTTTCTGGCGGTGTGGAAATCGATGGGTCTGGTTTAAGATTTATCATGACACCTTTATATTCCAGTGGCTCACAGGAACTTCActcagattttttggttaaAAGCATCCAAGATCTTACGAATTCGATGTTACAATTTAGTGATCCATTGACCACATATAATAGGTacaaagaagatgacatTAGCTCTTCAGACAGTAGTAGTGATCTCAACTCTAATATAGAAGCTTCAAAACCAGCCGCAAATGGTTCTTATACTCTTCAAAATATGCGGAACAAGGCCCTTAATGTAGCCTTAGcgaaattgaaaatagcATTAAAGGACGTTACCATACGTTTCATAGTGAATGATAGAGATCCTTCCGATAACATTGTGGAGGTTCATCTAGAAAGCATACAACTTATTACTACAGACGCAAATTTACGACAtataaacattgaaaatatcaccATTTCCTCAATACAAAAACAAGCTGTACCCGACTCTCCTGTGCATCCTTTCAATAATGACGATCTGTCACAAAGCGtttatttatcaaaaatggaGGCTACTTCACTTTATATGAGCGCCATGGAAGAGCAATCAAATGAAGACCCCAGTGAACCCCAAGTTAcacaagaagaacaagagaaTGATAAGTGCAAGGAATCTTTAATggaaataaataatttgAACATAGCTTTTAAGGGTTTATCATCGGTCAATGATCTCAGAATGTCTaatattgttattgatattcaGGATGTTCATTTAGCGATACACAAAATTGTCGAAATCAAAAACTCCactttgaagaatattataGATATCATTGTTACACATTTGGATGCCAATGAAAGCTTTTCTTGCCAGGATTCCCAAAGTCCTTCACCTGACAAGCAGGAACCATCAGCTCTTTCTTCTGTTGATATCAAATGTATATACTTAAACTTAGGCCAAGATATCACAGTAATTTTGAAGAGCTTTAAATTAGagcaaaaggaaaataattcattgGCATTTTCTTTAGGCTCATTTTATTCTAATTCGAGTCCATTGACAATTAGCCATAAAACTAAGCCATTGCTCACTGGAGAACAAACCCCTCAAAGCATCGCATTAAATATGGGCGACGAACTAGATATTATTATCAGTCATGATGGCATTGCgcatttctttaaaatctttcagtttgtttcaaaatgtATGTCCTTTTATCAGAATAAGTCAAAAGGGATGATGCCTCAAATAGCATCGGATACTAAAAGGACCGTACAACTTACCTCAAAAGCAGTGAAGTTGTCGCTTAAGtttccatattttttattatgtTTCCAGGTTTCACCCTTCATTTACGACTCTAACCGTGAGTTGTACATTGAGCTTGTAGACGTATTTAAAAAACTACCTTCTCGGTGCACGAAAATATTGACAATGTCGAGCATTACGATCTCGAACTTGCAATCCCCTCTACAACTGGGTTCATATGACgatactttgaaagaagCGCTAATTTATAGTTCTGTCCATGCAATCATCAAAGAAGTGATATTTAACGAAGAATATTCTGGAATAGTACAATTAGTCGAAGATATTTCTGCGTTTGGAAAACTTTTCACGGATTCAAAGAACAGTGAATGTACAGGAAAGTCTAAAAGCAAGAGAGGCTCCTTTTTGCAGAGAAGTGTCAGAGTACTTAATTCTTCCAGGTTCGTTTACAAGCAGAGTTTATCCGCTAATTTTTCTCTCAAGATAGATTCCATGAAGTTAAAAGTATCAGAAATTATAGGGCCGCAATTTGGTTCTGTGGAAGCATTACTatcaaataatttctttGCGATTACGGATGACTCTCAAAttgtatattttacaaagaaCTTAAAGGTAGAAAGAAAGACACCGTCATTATTAGAGCCACAAGAAATCATGTCAGTAGTTTTGAATAAAGCAGTTAACGAACCTGTACTATATGTTCATAGAAGGGCGAATGGAAAGTTAAAAGTCATTTTTAACAACATTCGCATACATTACTATGCAAGGTGGTTAGAAAtactaaagaaaaacatcGGCCCGGATAATGCCAGTTCAAAAGATGAACCTGTTTCACAAAAGCTTAGTAAAAAACAACCGACTTCAGGATTTCCCTGGGAACTCAAATGTCTGGACTGCTCTCTAATTCTGCACCCTTTCAGATTAAAAAGTGTAATGGTCATTGTACTTGACAATCTAACAACTGGTGGAAGTTCATTTATTCCGCAGGCAAAGCTTCTTTCAAAGGCGAATACACTCTTCCTAATAGATGACTATcagaatttcaaaattcaaaaagataAGAACTGGCCTagtttgataaatttttatgCTGGTCAAGGTTTCTCTGCAATCGGTAAAATAGAtactttgaattttttaataaacaAATCCGATGGTGCCCTTTTATTGGATTGTAAAATAGAACAAGTTGGTCTTTCATTATGCGCGGattcttttcaaactttttgTCAGCTTTGTATTGATTTAAAATATCCTCAGACGTTTCCTGATGAGGAAAAATTTAGAACGCAGTTGAAAAATCCTATCGATGTATTCAAAGACATCGATTGTGatcttttcaattctgCCTTCATCCGGGAGAACAATCATCAAAATGATTACGACTCAGTGCATTTGGTAGACAGTTTTCTCGACAAAACTCACGAGTTCAACAATGGTGCCAGAAGTAAACTATCCTCTCAAGGTTCATATGAAATGGACAGTTCCTCTGGAACTGCCACAGGTGGTATTTTACTTCCCCATGAGAGTTATCTAGACTCTGCTCAgccaaaagaagaagatacTCCACCAATCGCCTCAAAAGAGCAAGAAAGGGATGTGGATATAAGGGGTAGTATAGATGTCGAAAAAGTTGTTATAAAACTATTCGATGGGTATGATTGGAAATATACGCGGAAATTTATCGCTAATACTGTTGAAAAACTGGATAAAGAGCTCAGTAAAGCGGAAGCAAGCAGTTCGAAATCAAATGTACCCCAATCAGAggcaaatatttttgacTCTATTTATATATCTGCTAACAAAAACAATGTCACAGATTTGAGAAGAAATCTTGATGGTGAGATCCAGGGGGTTCAGAATTCCTTCTCTGATGTCTCTAAAGTTAATTTGCGACCTTCTAAGCATTACAAAGCCCtgattcaattgaacaaagtACATGtcaatttgaagaattatcGAGTAGATGAACCCGATGAGTCTAACTCTGATAATTCCACAGATGTTTTGAACCGATGTGTAGTTTCCATTTAcgaatttgaaattatcGATAATGTTCCCACGTCCACCTGGAATAAATTTGTAACTTTGCTAAAGCACGAACCGTGGCCACACAGTTCTCCGATGTTTCTTCTGGACCTGGAATTTATCCGGCCGATCGACTTTTTGCAAGCAGTGGAATTAGTCATGCAATTAAATGTTGCGCCTTTACGCCTTCACGTGGATCAAGACACTTTAGAGTTTCTAATAAGGTTCTTAGGGttcaaagataaaagaTTTGAATTAATTGATGAGTATCCAGATATTgtatttattcaaaaatttagCACTAATTCAATTAAGTTAAGATTAGATTATAAGCCGAAAAAAGTTGATTATGCGGGTTTAAGATCGGGCCAAACTTCtgaattgatgaatttttttacccTTGATGGATCCAAgattattttgaaaagcgTAGTCCTGTATGGATTAAATGGATTCGATGaattaaataataaacTGAAAGCCATTTGGACGCCGGATATTACCAAAAAGCAGCTGCCTGGCGTTTTGGAAGGACTGGCTCCTGTCAGATCGTTTATGGCGATTGGGTCAGGGGTGAAGACCCTAGTCACAGTACTAATGTCAGAATACAGGCAAGAAGGGCATTTGGGAAGGAGTCTGAAAAAGGGTGGCAATGTCTTCTTGAAAACGACAACGGGAGATTTTGTGAAATTGGGAGTTAAATTAACTTCAGGGACACAGGCGATATTGGAGAACACCGAGGAACTATTCGGTGGTGTTGGTTCCAATGGCAGGGTGTACGATGCATCGAAATTTGGCTCCGCTGATGGTGCAGACAGTGATACTGCAGCTGTATTAGACTTGGATACTTTATTCGAGGAGGATCAGTTAGTTGGTAGTAAATATTCCAGGATAAGAGATCATGAGCCCACGGCAGTAGTCATCGATATGTCTTCACCGGGAGATCACAACGAACCCACAATAGTGAGTCTGTACGCAGATCAGCCCCTCGACCTGCCCACGGGTTTGAAGGAGGCGTATAGTTCATTAGAAAAGCATATGCATATTGCGTACGATGCGGTATGGAGGGCAAAGGGACAGATGAAGGATGATAAACGGGGAGGGCCGAGCGCCGCAGCAGTTTATGTTGCTAGAGCTGCACCTGTGGCAATTATTCGGCCGTTAATTGGGGCCACTGAGGCAGTGTCTAAGACTTTACAGGGAATAGCTAATCAAGTGGATAAGACGCATAACGAGCAAATCAATGATAAGTACAAGTCCAATCGGACTGATtcgtaaaaatttttgcagacatttttgatatatattcaattcatattttatctcttttttttttttttttttcagacGTGGAATGGTGGGAAAGCCAAAATGTCACTGACCGCGGCtaaaagttaaaaaatacATGAGACGACATTCttttatgtatatatatttacacATGTATACAAACAAATACACACGCAAGTAGAGAGGAGTTGGTGGGGGGAAGATGCCATTATAGAGgagaaaagaacaaagagAGTGAGCTTGCAAGATAAAATCActcgaaaaaaaaaatttcagtgACTTAGCCGATAAATGAATGTGCTTGCATTTTTCTAATTATCCTTCGTATCTTCTGGCTTAGTCACGGGCCAAGCGTAAGGGTGCTTTTCGGGCATAACATACTTGTGTTTTTGCATATATTCCTTCAATCCCTTTGGACCTCTTGATCCGTAGGGGTAAATTTCCGGTGTTGGACCGTCCGGACGCTCTATGTGCTTCAGTAATGGGGTGAATATGCCCCAACTGATATCCAATTCGTCATCTCTGACAAAGTTGGAATGGTCACCCAGTAGGGCGTCTCTTATCAACACCTCGTAAGCCTCTGGAATCCAAAAGTCTTGGTACCTGCTTGCGTAAGTTAGATTCAGATCTGTGACTTGGGTAGCATTTGACAGACCAGGGGTCTTAGCATTAAACTTTAGGTACACAGCGGCATCGGGCTGCACTCTGATGACCAGTTCGTTATTTGGAATGTCTTTGAAGACACCCGATGCGACCGCTTTGTACTGCAGTCTGATCTCCACCTTGGACTCATTCAAAGCCTTACCGGCACGCATCATGATGGGGACGCCCTCCCAACGCTCGTTTTCGATGTTGAAAGTCATTGCTGCAAAAGTGACACATTTAGAGTCCTTGTCTACAGTGTCATCATCCACGTAGGCGGGCTTAGACCCGTCCTCAGATTTAC from Saccharomyces cerevisiae S288C chromosome XIV, complete sequence encodes:
- the SLA2 gene encoding Sla2p (Adaptor protein that links actin to clathrin and endocytosis; involved in membrane cytoskeleton assembly and cell polarization; present in the actin cortical patch of the emerging bud tip; dimer in vivo) gives rise to the protein MSRIDSDLQKALKKACSVEETAPKRKHVRACIVYTWDHQSSKAVFTTLKTLPLANDEVQLFKMLIVLHKIIQEGHPSALAEAIRDRDWIRSLGRVHSGGSSYSKLIREYVRYLVLKLDFHAHHRGFNNGTFEYEEYVSLVSVSDPDEGYETILDLMSLQDSLDEFSQIIFASIQSERRNTECKISALIPLIAESYGIYKFITSMLRAMHRQLNDAEGDAALQPLKERYELQHARLFEFYADCSSVKYLTTLVTIPKLPVDAPDVFLINDVDESKEIKFKKREPSVTPARTPARTPTPTPPVVAEPAISPRPVSQRTTSTPTGYLQTMPTGATTGMMIPTATGAANAIFPQATAQMQPDFWANQQAQFANEQNRLEQERVQQLQQQQAQQELFQQQLQKAQQDMMNMQLQQQNQHQNDLIALTNQYEKDQALLQQYDQRVQQLESEITTMDSTASKQLANKDEQLTALQDQLDVWERKYESLAKLYSQLRQEHLNLLPRFKKLQLKVNSAQESIQKKEQLEHKLKQKDLQMAELVKDRDRARLELERSINNAEADSAAATAAAETMTQDKMNPILDAILESGINTIQESVYNLDSPLSWSGPLTPPTFLLSLLESTSENATEFATSFNNLIVDGLAHGDQTEVIHCVSDFSTSMATLVTNSKAYAVTTLPQEQSDQILTLVKRCAREAQYFFEDLMSENLNQVGDEEKTDIVINANVDMQEKLQELSLAIEPLLNIQSVKSNKETNPHSELVATADKIVKSSEHLRVDVPKPLLSLALMIIDAVVALVKAAIQCQNEIATTTSIPLNQFYLKNSRWTEGLISAAKAVAGATNVLITTASKLITSEDNENTSPEQFIVASKEVAASTIQLVAASRVKTSIHSKAQDKLEHCSKDVTDACRSLGNHVMGMIEDDHSTSQQQQPLDFTSEHTLKTAEMEQQVEILKLEQSLSNARKRLGEIRRHAYYNQDDD
- the ATG2 gene encoding Atg2p (Putative lipid transport protein; peripheral membrane protein required for vesicle formation during autophagy, pexophagy and the CVT pathway; directed to autophagic membranes by Atg18p where it acts as a PAS-ER membrane tether during autophagosome formation; involved in Atg9p cycling between the PAS and mitochondria; binds the phospholipid PI(3)P via an APT1 domain; essential for cell cycle progression from G2/M to G1 under nitrogen starvation; forms cytoplasmic foci upon DNA replication stress), with amino-acid sequence MAFWLPQNIQKRLLLYVLQQISLFSNIDLSNLDVSIGSKSHFSFHDVNLSLDDLNIPNVQINEGIVDELVLKLTVSGGVEIDGSGLRFIMTPLYSSGSQELHSDFLVKSIQDLTNSMLQFSDPLTTYNRYKEDDISSSDSSSDLNSNIEASKPAANGSYTLQNMRNKALNVALAKLKIALKDVTIRFIVNDRDPSDNIVEVHLESIQLITTDANLRHINIENITISSIQKQAVPDSPVHPFNNDDLSQSVYLSKMEATSLYMSAMEEQSNEDPSEPQVTQEEQENDKCKESLMEINNLNIAFKGLSSVNDLRMSNIVIDIQDVHLAIHKIVEIKNSTLKNIIDIIVTHLDANESFSCQDSQSPSPDKQEPSALSSVDIKCIYLNLGQDITVILKSFKLEQKENNSLAFSLGSFYSNSSPLTISHKTKPLLTGEQTPQSIALNMGDELDIIISHDGIAHFFKIFQFVSKCMSFYQNKSKGMMPQIASDTKRTVQLTSKAVKLSLKFPYFLLCFQVSPFIYDSNRELYIELVDVFKKLPSRCTKILTMSSITISNLQSPLQLGSYDDTLKEALIYSSVHAIIKEVIFNEEYSGIVQLVEDISAFGKLFTDSKNSECTGKSKSKRGSFLQRSVRVLNSSRFVYKQSLSANFSLKIDSMKLKVSEIIGPQFGSVEALLSNNFFAITDDSQIVYFTKNLKVERKTPSLLEPQEIMSVVLNKAVNEPVLYVHRRANGKLKVIFNNIRIHYYARWLEILKKNIGPDNASSKDEPVSQKLSKKQPTSGFPWELKCLDCSLILHPFRLKSVMVIVLDNLTTGGSSFIPQAKLLSKANTLFLIDDYQNFKIQKDKNWPSLINFYAGQGFSAIGKIDTLNFLINKSDGALLLDCKIEQVGLSLCADSFQTFCQLCIDLKYPQTFPDEEKFRTQLKNPIDVFKDIDCDLFNSAFIRENNHQNDYDSVHLVDSFLDKTHEFNNGARSKLSSQGSYEMDSSSGTATGGILLPHESYLDSAQPKEEDTPPIASKEQERDVDIRGSIDVEKVVIKLFDGYDWKYTRKFIANTVEKLDKELSKAEASSSKSNVPQSEANIFDSIYISANKNNVTDLRRNLDGEIQGVQNSFSDVSKVNLRPSKHYKALIQLNKVHVNLKNYRVDEPDESNSDNSTDVLNRCVVSIYEFEIIDNVPTSTWNKFVTLLKHEPWPHSSPMFLLDLEFIRPIDFLQAVELVMQLNVAPLRLHVDQDTLEFLIRFLGFKDKRFELIDEYPDIVFIQKFSTNSIKLRLDYKPKKVDYAGLRSGQTSELMNFFTLDGSKIILKSVVLYGLNGFDELNNKLKAIWTPDITKKQLPGVLEGLAPVRSFMAIGSGVKTLVTVLMSEYRQEGHLGRSLKKGGNVFLKTTTGDFVKLGVKLTSGTQAILENTEELFGGVGSNGRVYDASKFGSADGADSDTAAVLDLDTLFEEDQLVGSKYSRIRDHEPTAVVIDMSSPGDHNEPTIVSLYADQPLDLPTGLKEAYSSLEKHMHIAYDAVWRAKGQMKDDKRGGPSAAAVYVARAAPVAIIRPLIGATEAVSKTLQGIANQVDKTHNEQINDKYKSNRTDS